DNA from Bradyrhizobium japonicum USDA 6:
CTTCATGAGCGTGCGCGAGAATCTTGAACTCGGAAGCTACGCACCGCGGGCGAGGGGACACGAGAAGGACGCGCTTGACCGGGTCCTTTCCATTTTTCCCCGGTTAAAGGAGCGGCTTGGCCAGCAGGCTGGGTCGCTATCTGGCGGCGAGCAGCAGATGTGCGCAATCGCGCGCGGCCTGATGTCGAGGCCTCGCTACCTGCTGCTCGACGAGCCCTCGCTCGGCCTGGCTCCCATTGTGGTCAAGCAGGTTATGGCTGTCATCGGCCAGATTGTGGCACAAGGCATCGGCATTCTACTCGTCGAGCAGAATGTCGCCCTGGCCCTCAAGCAGGCGCAGTACGCTTACGTGCTGGAGCACGCCAGGATCGCGATCGAGGGCCCTGCCGCCGCTCTCCAAAACGATGATCGGGTCAGAAAGGCCTATCTCGGACTTTGAGCTCGCTGGCGAGTATCAAGTCACGGCAAAAAGGGAAAACCATGGATCTTAAGCTCGCCGGCAAGGTCGCGCTTGTCACCGGTGCCAGCGTCGGCCTCGGCCGCGCGATCGCGCAGAAGCTTGCTGAAGAGGGATGTCGTCTCGCAATCGTGGCCCGGCGAGAAGACCGCCTAAGAAATGCTGCGGACGAGATTGCGGCTTCTGGACGCGAGCGGCCGTTGATGATCGTCGCAGATGTCACACAGCACGAGGCAGCCGCGCGTATCAGAGATGAGGTGCTTGCCGCTTTCGGCCGCCTCGACATCCTCGTCAACAATGCCGGCGGTTCGCGGCCCTTCGACGGCCTAGGCACACGTCAGCAATGGGATGAGGCTATGGCGCTTAATTTTCATGCCGGTCGTGAACTCGCCCATGCCTTCGTGCCCATGATGCAGGCTCAGAAATTCGGTCGGATCATCAATCTGACCGGAGGCGATGAGCCGTTGGCGTTGAATGGTGGCATTCCGCCCAATGGAGCCACCCATATCTGGGCAAAGTCGCTTTCCCGTGTTGTCGGCAAGGATGGGATCACGGTCAATTCGATCCCGCCCGGCCGGCTACACTCCGAGCAGATCGATCAGAAATTATTGCCGACCGAGGAATCTCAGCGCAAATGGGTCGCGGAGAATTGTCCTGCTGGCTATATCGGGGAGCCGGAAGCTCTCGCAGTGCTTGTCGCCTTTCTTGCCTCTCCACTTGCCCGTTACATCACGGGCCAGGTAATCCACGTTGACGGAGGTGCGCGACGCTTCTCGCACTAGGTCCGGTTCGTGAATATTTGTCAGATCGAAGGCAAGATCTCATTGCCACCGCCGTGACCGGCGTCGTCAGGAATATGCAGCCTAGTGGTCTCCCATCGCTTGTGCAGTTGCCAGGCTGTGGACAATGGTCCGCTGATGTCGAAACGACCGTGGATCAGGGCGCCGGGAATGCCGTTCAGCGAGGGCGGCGCAGATGCATGCCGCTGGATGCGGCGATCACCCATTGGGAACGAGAACATAAAATAAGGAGCCGGATGGATCTCGCTCAGCCGACCAGGGCCATAGCGGAACCATCGTCCTGCAACTCGAACGGTGCTCGCCCGTTGCAGCCTGTCAGCAAAAAGGCCGCAGCGGCTTGCGACGCTGCGGCCCCGCCGGGTCAAAAAAATACGTGAAATATGGTCCAGCCCCGGCTTCGACAAAGCTACGCCCGAGGTTTTTGCGCCGCAAATAGAAACGGTGCGTCGCTTTACGAACGAGACTAGCTGTTACCGCTGGACAACTAAAACCTCAGGAACCTTGACCTACAGGTCGGTCGAGGCTTGTGGGTTGATTTAGGTCAACTATCTGGTGCGACAGGCTGCCGCGCCGACAAAGTCCTCCCTTATCGATTTCTCCAGTATGCTTGGCTTGCGCTCGGCGGGGCGTGCTTCACGAGGGATGGAGCGGCCCCGGCGCTTGCCAGCCCCTGCCGGGGTCGCTTCCCTAGTGAATGTCCACGCTCATCCGAGCCGTGACACCGGCTGCAAGCGGCGCAACGGTATGTGCGCCAAGTCAAGAGAGCGACCTTCCGAGTGCGCAAAGCGACTTCAGTTGCGCAGCCGAACGCGCGACCCCTTGACGATGGACGATACGACCCGATCGTAGGTTTCTAGTGCTGCCTCGGTCGCCAACTTGACCATTTCGCGATAGGCGATTTCGTCCATTTGAGTGAAACTGTCCCGGATCACTTCAGCCAACTCTTCATCGGTGACCGATGATCGATTTGGATCTGCTTTTCCCGTCAGGCGGCTATACAAATTGAGACGGTAGACTTCGGCCGAAAGTTGCCAGGCCCAATCTTCGAGATTTAGCTGTTCTGTCATCACCGCAATGCAGGATCCGGAGGGTGGTAAGTCGTTGCAGCGGAGATCAGATAGCTGATGAAGATCGGTCTAAACACCAACCCATGGTTGGACCAATAAGCTGCTCTGGTTGCACCGCCGTTGTTTGGGGCTTCGTAGAGTTCCCGGGACGCAGCGATTGACGATGTCCGCTATTGGTAACCTATTCCACGCGCAAGCATCATCGCTTTAGTTGTTCCCTAGACTCCGCTGTGTGTCACCCTAGCGACCCAGCGTTCGGCGATCTGCTCAACCGATCCTCTCCGGTGTCGGCGAAGCGGCAACGTATCCCTCCGATCGCCATACGCCTTCGCATGGGTCAGGTGCGATCGAGACCAATTAGCGGCACGGTCCATTTGGGGCGGCCTCAGTGCTGACGAGGCAAAGGCAGCTCATAGACGTTGGACAACCTCTTGCATTGGGGCCGCAATCACAACCGCCGCCAGCGGCGATCGGATATTTTTGCGGCCCTCGCACCTAGAGGCCCGGGTGCCCTTTGCAGAGCACAATATACCCGAATTTGTGCGGATCGCCGGACGAGTCCGGGTATCTACATGTGATGCTCAACGTTGATCGCAGCACAAGGAAACTACGACCTCACGTTAATCCAGCCACCCGCGGGATCGACCGCCTCTTCGCTGGCCTTCGATCCCAGCGGTGCTACTCTTTCGAAAAACGGAGGGAGGAAGACATGAGAGATCGATCGACGCAACCTACGTGGGATCCTCTTGTTCTCGCCGGCCAACTGCACTCGGTCGCGAAGCAGAGCCAGTTGTTGATGCAGCGGTTCGCCACATCCCAGGCCGACGCCACGAAGGTCGGCATGGGAGACACCTCGACGCTCGGGTTTGATTTCGTCGATCTCATGACAAGAATGATGTCGGACCCGACGCCGGTGGCGAAGGCCCAGATCGACCTCTTCAACGACAGCATGGCGGTTTGGAAGTCGGCGGCAGAAAGCATGTGGCTGACGCGGCCTTGCGAGTCCGACAAACCCAAGGACAAGCGTTTCAAGCATCCCGACTGGACCGAGAATGCGGTCTTTAACTACGTGAAGGAAAGCTACCTGGTCGCCGCAAAGGCAATCCTTTCGACCGTCCGAGACGTCAAGGGCATGGACGACGCCACTGCTCGAAAGGTCGAGTTCTACACGCGTCAGTTCGTCGACGCCATTTCTCCTTCGAACTTCGTCGCCACCAATCCGGAGGTGCTCAAAGCCACGCTGGAGACCGGAGGACAAAACCTGCTCCGCGGGCTGGACAACCTGCTTTCCGATCTCGGTCGTGGCGAGGGTCGCCTCTCCATCACGATGACCGACATGAAGGCATTCCGGCTCGGCGAGAATATCGCGACGACTCCCGGGAAGATCGTCTTCCAGAACAACCTGATGCAGCTTATCCAGTACGCTCCTTCGACAAGCGACGTACGCAAGCGGCCTCTCCTCATTATCCCGCCGTGGATCAACAAGTTCTACGTCCTCGATCTTCAGCCGAAGAATTCGCTTATCAAGTGGGCGGTCGACCAAGGCCATACCGTCTTCGTCATCTCCTGGGTCAATCCGGACGAGAAGCTCGCTGAGAAGGGCTTCGAAGACTACATGCTCGAGGGTCCGGTCGCGGCCCTGGATGCAATCAAAAGGGCGACCGGCGAAGAGCAGGTCAATGCCATCGGATACTGTCTTGGAGGCACTCTGCTCGCCTCAACGGCCGCCTACCTGGCCGCGAACGAAGACGACAGGATCGCAAGCGCAACCTACTTCGTGACGCTGGTGGATTTCGCGGAAGTCGGTGATCTGGCCGTCTTCATAGATCAGGAGCAGCTCGCAACGCTCGAAAGGCGCATGCGCGAGCGCGGATATCTCGACGCTCAGGATATGGCGACATCATTCAATATGTTGCGGGCCAACGACCTAATCTGGTCCTTCGTCGTGAACAACTACTTGCTCGGCAAGGAGCAGCTCCCGTTCGACCTACTGTTTTGGAACTCGGACTCCACACGGATGCCCGCTGCCATGCATTCATTCTACCTCCGAGAGATGTATCTGGAAAATCGTCTATCCAAGCCCGGCGGCATCACGCTCGCTGGCACCCCGATCGACCTGTCGCGGATCAAGATCCCGTCGTTCATCCTGTCCACGCGCGAGGACCATATCGCCCCATGGACGTCGACCTATGCGGCGACGCGTCTATATTCCGGTCCCGTCAAATTCGTTCTGTCCGCCTCAGGACACATGGCGGGAGTCATCAGCGCACCGGGCAGCAAGTACGGCCATTGGACGAACGATAACTTGCCGCCTACCCCCGACCAGTGGTTCGCAGATGCAACCAGTCATCGGGACTCCTGGTGGCCCGTTTGGGACGAGTGGGTGAGCCGCCTGGATCATCAGCGCGTTCCCGCGCGCGAACCGGGCGGCGGCAACTTGCCGGTCATCGAGGACGCTCCTGGCTCCTACGTGCGCGTGAGAGCGGTAGCATCCTAGCTGATCCGCACACGCGCAACTGCTCCGAGGAAAATCGGTCGGCGGCGACGGCGACCAGCGGACTTCTTCACCGGCCCAGTCCCTGAGCCATAATCTCGGCTGATTCCGGCCCGACCCTGCCAGGGCTGAAGGGTGGGGACCCGTCGAAAGTGATCAGATTGTTTGCCTTGGGAGTGGCTGGCCTGGCGGCGCTGGGTGCTGTTGCGGCGCTTGGTCGAAGCGCTGCTCCGGTCGCCTCCGCTACAGTCGCGCCCGAGATTGTGAGCTACCCGGTTGTATCCGGTACCAAGGGTGACCGACTGCTCGCGGCCCAAAAGGAAGATGTGGCGCTTGCCGTTTCCGCCGCCACGATAGATCCGAATCCGACACCCGAGGTCGTCGTATCGACGCCGGCTCCTCAAGCGAAGGCCAAGCCGAAAGAGCCAGCCTTCATCCCGCGTCATTGGCACGATAACGCCGCTTCCGGCTACCAAATCCGCAAGCGCAGCGCTGCCCAGTCAAAAGACGCTCAATCCAGAGCGATCGAGAGGCCAAAACAGAGCTGCAGCCAGGACGGGCTCAGCCCTTTGCTTCGAAAGCTCAATCTGCAACCGAACTGCGAGCTTTGATCTCCGCGGAAGCTCAAGCAACCGAGTGCCGCTTCGCCTGCATCGACGTCCGCGCCTCGAAGCTGGTGAACCATGCGGCGCATTTCGGATGGCGCGAGCGCCAGTCGAAGTCGGGGAAGCGCAGATCAAGATAGCCGAAGGCGCAGGCGAAGATGATCGTGCCGATGTCGACGCGCTCGCCGAGCATGGGGCAGCCTTCTATATCGCGGAAGCAAGGTTTCGACCTTGTCCAACTGGCCATCGAGCCGGGCAGCCAGAGCTTCTCGGGCGGACGGACCGCAAGCTCGTAGCGCGAGAGCGGCGTGGCGGCCAGAATGCCGTCGGCAGTGCCCTGATCGCCCAGCGCTCGCCAATGTTGCGCCTGCAACTTCGGAAACAGTTTTCCGTCTGCGAGGTCATTGAGATATTCGCAGATAACGCGGCTTTCAGCGAGGACACCTGTTCGTGGAGGTTGTCCGCCGTCCGCCTGAAGGGAAAATGCTTGCTGCGCACCAACTAGAGCGGCGAGTGTCACGATACAGGTAAGGAAATGTGACGTGAGCTACTCACTCGATCCGTGAGGACCACCTTGATCGTTGACCTTCCGGTCTGTCTCCAGCACGCTTGGAATCAAGCGACTGCCTTTTAGACCGGAGGTACCATGACGAGCGACACATTGGACAACGATGGACGGAGACAGCCCGGAAGTGCGTTGTCGTCTACGAATGGTGGCGATGCGAAAGCAGTCCCATTTCGCGAGCGGCTCAGTTGCACGATAGACGAAGCTTGTATGGTAACCGGCTTGGGGTGCGCAAAGCTTTAAGAGTTGATAGGATCTGGCCAACTTATCACGGCAACAGTCGGACGCCGCCGCTTGGTGATAGTGCGATCACTGCTCGCACTTCTGGACGCAACTATTTCGGCGTGACTAGGCGCTGCCTTCTCGTGAGCCATTCCAGCCTCTGAGCCGCGTAAACGGATGAATTCCGCGGTGCGGCATCGAACGCTGAGCTACCGCCGCAATTGTTCACCCCACCGCCGTGCCCAACCGCGGCCATTCCGGTCGATGCTCTCAGCTTGAAAAGATCGACCTATTTCTTCGCCGCCGCCCAGCCCAGTGAATCGGCGCGGCTTTTCGTCAATTGACGAGCCCAGGGGAAAGGTAGGGCGGATGGTGGGGCGGAACGATAAAAGATCAAGAAGACCGCCGGACAAAAGTAAGGCGCGACTGGCATCACCACAGTCGCGCCCTACGTCGCCGGCTTATGGGGCAGGGGGGAATAGCCGGCTGTTGAAACGACTCTCGGGCCCGGGAGTCGTTCCAGGCGGCTGAAAATTTTTTTGTGCGGCGTTTTTATGCGGCCTGCCGTGAATTTCGCACACGGTTAAGTGATCTGAACGGCTGAGAACTGCCGGTCCTCCCATCGCGTTGTTCCCGGGATCGCCGATGGGGCGAGGGATTGTCAGTCATGTTACAGATTCAAAAGGTATTTTTGGGTGCTGTTGCGATTGCCGCGACCCTTGGTGCCGTCCAGGTCGGTGCCGTGCAGCTGACCTCCGGCCACGATCTGGCCGACCGCTGGCAGGCGGTCGCCGACAGGTCCACGCAAGATGCGGTTCACAACGTCAACCGTTCCGGCAAGGCCGACCGGTTCGCCGACCTGAAGCAGGCCCGGGTTCCCACCCGTACCGTGTCGATACGGCTGAACGATCTGGCGGAGACGTCGGTGCTGCTGCGGGTCCCCGCGGTCATCGAGACTGGCAACGCCAAGCCCGTGCTGCTCGAGAACCGGAAGCAGGGCCCCAAGAGGCCGACGATTGCTTGCGAGCCGATGGTCAGCTCCCTGACCGAGGTCGCAAAACTGCTTCAGCCCGGCCGCTGTGTGACCTGATCCTTCTTCGCCGTCCCCGGCCGCCATGGACAAATCGCCCTCCCGCCGGGAGGGCGATCTTTCACGTCCACTTGATCCCCTATCCCCTCGCGTTATATCCCGGGTTTCTTTCCCCCTTGATTGACCGGATAAACGCATGACGACGTCAGATACGGCCGCGCATACGCAGCCTTTCCAGGCCGAGGTTTCCGAGCTTCTGCACCTCATGGTGCACTCCGTCTATTCCGAGACCGATATCTTCCTCCGCGAGCTCGTCTCCAACGCGTCCGACGCCTGCGACAAACTGCGCTATGAAGCCATCGCCAGCCCGGAGCTGCTGGGCGAGGGCGACGCGCTCAAGATCCGGATCATTCCCAACAAGACGGCCGGAACGCTCACGATCGCCGATAACGGCATCGGCATGGAGCGCCAGGAGCTGATCGACCATCTCGGCACCATTGCCCGTTCCGGCACCAAGGCGTTCGTCTCGAAGCTGAAGGAGGCCAAGGACGGCCTCGGCCTGATCGGCCAGTTCGGCGTCGGCTTCTATTCCGCCTTCATGGTCGCCGAGAAGATCGTCGTGGTCAGCCGCCGTGCCGGCGAGAGCGACGTGTGGAGCTGGACGTCCTCCGGCGGCTCCGGCTTCGAGATCGCGCGCGCAAGCGATGAGGAAGCGGCGCGCGTGGCACGCGGCACCGAGATCGTCCTGCACCTGAAGGACGACGCGAAGAAGTATCTCGAGACCTACGAGATCGAGCGCATCGTCAGTGCCTATTCCGACAACATCCTGTTCCCCATCGAGCTGGTGCCGGAAGAGGGCGAGCCGCGCCAGATCAACTCGGCGAGCGCGCTGTGGCAGCGTTCCAAGTCCGAGCTGACGGCCGAGGACTACAAGAAGGCCTATCAGCAGATCGCATCGGCCTTCGACGATCCCGCGATGACGCTGCACTACCGCGCGGAAGGCCGCTATTCCTACGCCGTGCTGCTGTTCGCGCCGTCGACGAAGCCGTTCGACCTGTTCGAGCCGAACCGCAAGGGCCGGGTGAAGCTTTACGTCCGCCGCGTCTTCATCACCGACGATGCCGATCTGCTGCCGGGCTATCTCCGCTTCATCCGCGGCGTGGTCGACAGCGAAGATCTCCCGCTCAACATCTCGCGCGAGATGCTCCAGAACAATCCGCAGCTCGCCCAGATCCGGAAAGCCGTGGCGACCCGGGTCGTATCCGAGCTCGAAAGCCTCGCCGACAAGGACCCGGAGAATTTTGCCAGGATCTGGGACGCCTTCGGCGCAGTGCTGAAAGAAGGCATCTACGAGGATTTCGAGCGGCGCGAAAAGCTGCTGTCCTTGTCGCGCTTCACCACCACCTCGGGCGAGAAGCGTTCGTTGAAGGACGTCATCGCCGGTTTCAAGCCGAACCAGACCGAGATCTATTATCTCGTCGGCGACAGCATCGAGCGGCTGAAGTCCAATCCGCGGCTGGAAGCCGCGACCGCCCGTGGCATCGAGGTGCTGCTGCTGTCGGATCCGGTCGACGCCTTCTGGACCTCGATGCCATCGGAGTTCGACGGCAAGCCGCTGAAATCGCTGAGCCAGGGCGATCTCAATCTCGACCTGATCCCGCGCACCGACGAGCCCGACGAGGCGAAGCAGGACGAGCCGGCCGCCGACGAGGCCGCCACCATCGCGATGATCAAGGCCGCGCTCGGCGAGCGCGTCAGCGACGTCAAGGTCTCGACGCGCCTCACCAGCTCCGCCTCCTGCCTCGTCGCCGACAGCCAGGGCCCGAGCCGCGAGCTCGAGCGTATCCTGTCGCAGCAGAACCGCGGCATGCGCACCAAGCCGATCCTCGAGATCAATCTGCGCCATCCGCTGGTGACGGCGATCACCAGGGCGCAAGCCGGCTCCAGGGCGGTCGATGATCTCAGCCTGCTCCTGCTCGAACAGGCGCAGATCCTGGACGGCGAATTGCCCGAAGACCCTGCCGCGTTTGCGGCAAGGTTGAACCGGCTGGTCCTGCAGGGGCTGGGCGGGTAGCGCGCGCAGCGCACCCCGCTCACCTTGCCGTCATCCGCCGGAGGAACAGTCGCCTCCGGCGTGGTGTTATGCCATAGGAGGACGTCGGCACGAGATTCGACGCCGCCATCGATTCGAGGATGTCTCCATGCGCCTGCCTATCCTGACCCTCACCGCGATTGCCGCGCTGTTCGCGTCGGCAGATGCCGACGCCCAGACCTATGATCCGCGCTATCCGGTGTGCATGCACGTCTATACTTCGGGCGGCCGGGGCGGTGGCGGCGACTATTACGACTGCTCGTTCACCTCGATCCCGCAGTGCCGGGCCACGGCGTCGGGCCGCGCGGCGAGCTGCGACGTCAATCCCTACTATGCTTTCGACGAACCGCCGCCGCCGCCGCGCCGGCGTCAAAAGAAGTCGAACTAGCGATTGCGATATCGGGGACATTTTTCATGCTTCGCTCATTCGGCCTGATCGCGTTCGTCGGTGCATTGCTCATGGCCGCGCCGTCGCATGCGCAGACCTTCGATCCCAGCTTTCCCGTCTGCATGCACGTCTACTCAGGCGCGAACGGTGGCGGCGGGGAGTGGTACGATTGCTCCTTCACGTCGCTGCCGCAGTGCCGCGCCACG
Protein-coding regions in this window:
- a CDS encoding SDR family NAD(P)-dependent oxidoreductase gives rise to the protein MDLKLAGKVALVTGASVGLGRAIAQKLAEEGCRLAIVARREDRLRNAADEIAASGRERPLMIVADVTQHEAAARIRDEVLAAFGRLDILVNNAGGSRPFDGLGTRQQWDEAMALNFHAGRELAHAFVPMMQAQKFGRIINLTGGDEPLALNGGIPPNGATHIWAKSLSRVVGKDGITVNSIPPGRLHSEQIDQKLLPTEESQRKWVAENCPAGYIGEPEALAVLVAFLASPLARYITGQVIHVDGGARRFSH
- a CDS encoding DUF3551 domain-containing protein; translation: MLRSFGLIAFVGALLMAAPSHAQTFDPSFPVCMHVYSGANGGGGEWYDCSFTSLPQCRATASGRSASCDVNPYYPVNAAPPRPRYRRGG
- a CDS encoding DUF3551 domain-containing protein gives rise to the protein MRLPILTLTAIAALFASADADAQTYDPRYPVCMHVYTSGGRGGGGDYYDCSFTSIPQCRATASGRAASCDVNPYYAFDEPPPPPRRRQKKSN
- the htpG gene encoding molecular chaperone HtpG, with translation MTTSDTAAHTQPFQAEVSELLHLMVHSVYSETDIFLRELVSNASDACDKLRYEAIASPELLGEGDALKIRIIPNKTAGTLTIADNGIGMERQELIDHLGTIARSGTKAFVSKLKEAKDGLGLIGQFGVGFYSAFMVAEKIVVVSRRAGESDVWSWTSSGGSGFEIARASDEEAARVARGTEIVLHLKDDAKKYLETYEIERIVSAYSDNILFPIELVPEEGEPRQINSASALWQRSKSELTAEDYKKAYQQIASAFDDPAMTLHYRAEGRYSYAVLLFAPSTKPFDLFEPNRKGRVKLYVRRVFITDDADLLPGYLRFIRGVVDSEDLPLNISREMLQNNPQLAQIRKAVATRVVSELESLADKDPENFARIWDAFGAVLKEGIYEDFERREKLLSLSRFTTTSGEKRSLKDVIAGFKPNQTEIYYLVGDSIERLKSNPRLEAATARGIEVLLLSDPVDAFWTSMPSEFDGKPLKSLSQGDLNLDLIPRTDEPDEAKQDEPAADEAATIAMIKAALGERVSDVKVSTRLTSSASCLVADSQGPSRELERILSQQNRGMRTKPILEINLRHPLVTAITRAQAGSRAVDDLSLLLLEQAQILDGELPEDPAAFAARLNRLVLQGLGG
- a CDS encoding ABC transporter ATP-binding protein, whose product is MALDVTDLSAGYGDVTVLRGVTCSVSANSVAALLGANGAGKTTTLNAISGLQANVSSGTVRLEGIDITRMPAHERVEAGIAHVPQGRQLFAFMSVRENLELGSYAPRARGHEKDALDRVLSIFPRLKERLGQQAGSLSGGEQQMCAIARGLMSRPRYLLLDEPSLGLAPIVVKQVMAVIGQIVAQGIGILLVEQNVALALKQAQYAYVLEHARIAIEGPAAALQNDDRVRKAYLGL
- a CDS encoding PHA/PHB synthase family protein, whose protein sequence is MRDRSTQPTWDPLVLAGQLHSVAKQSQLLMQRFATSQADATKVGMGDTSTLGFDFVDLMTRMMSDPTPVAKAQIDLFNDSMAVWKSAAESMWLTRPCESDKPKDKRFKHPDWTENAVFNYVKESYLVAAKAILSTVRDVKGMDDATARKVEFYTRQFVDAISPSNFVATNPEVLKATLETGGQNLLRGLDNLLSDLGRGEGRLSITMTDMKAFRLGENIATTPGKIVFQNNLMQLIQYAPSTSDVRKRPLLIIPPWINKFYVLDLQPKNSLIKWAVDQGHTVFVISWVNPDEKLAEKGFEDYMLEGPVAALDAIKRATGEEQVNAIGYCLGGTLLASTAAYLAANEDDRIASATYFVTLVDFAEVGDLAVFIDQEQLATLERRMRERGYLDAQDMATSFNMLRANDLIWSFVVNNYLLGKEQLPFDLLFWNSDSTRMPAAMHSFYLREMYLENRLSKPGGITLAGTPIDLSRIKIPSFILSTREDHIAPWTSTYAATRLYSGPVKFVLSASGHMAGVISAPGSKYGHWTNDNLPPTPDQWFADATSHRDSWWPVWDEWVSRLDHQRVPAREPGGGNLPVIEDAPGSYVRVRAVAS
- a CDS encoding glutathione S-transferase C-terminal domain-containing protein, translated to MTLAALVGAQQAFSLQADGGQPPRTGVLAESRVICEYLNDLADGKLFPKLQAQHWRALGDQGTADGILAATPLSRYELAVRPPEKLWLPGSMASWTRSKPCFRDIEGCPMLGERVDIGTIIFACAFGYLDLRFPDFDWRSRHPKCAAWFTSFEARTSMQAKRHSVA